The genomic segment TGCCCCCCATATAAGCCTTTGAGGAAGCAGCCATCAATCGAGATCACCTGTCTACACCCTGCCAAAAAACCCTCCCTCAATGGGGATAGACATACATACATGGCTTGAAAAATACGTTGATCACATTTGAACATGATGGTTGAACCAGGATGTGTCCTCATAAGCTCCAATCTATAATCATAGAGCCTCATTATTTGTGCCTCCTCATCCCCATCTATAAGACTAAAGACAGAATGTGAAAAAACATTAGaatttacaaaaagaaacataatcatttctatgtaataattatattcatgttctaaattacCTCAATGCTTTGCTTTTTGCTCTATATGCCTTCAATCTTCTTATGTCCACTTGTTGATTGGTCTTCACTGCTTGGACTATCCCAGGTATTTTCCACGATGGATCAGCCCTAAATTGTTCCAAATAAGTCTTTGCAATCCATTCGGCATTTACATGTCTATTATGGTGATCCCTTGCACATTCATGTTACAATTTCCCTGACTTAATTTGGATTGTGCTGCTATCTTTCACCATGGGTGATGCCCACAAATAGAAAGGGCATCCTTTCTTGCCGAAAGCCTTGCATCttgtgtaataccctgaacctgtgattaactgttggaaaatatattcagggtattactatagttgcagtaagatttttctacagagtaatattgttgagaaaccccaagtggacagaacaaggacttaagtgtaaaagtttataaaagattttgggttaaagagtaatagaaaaaggattgatataaaatatttatggaaaccaaggactgaaaggtaagttgaagggatcatatggaaatattgtgttatacttcaaggaccattggataatttgaaaggatcttttgagaatactattttataattcagggaccatttgtgagtttttcagagactgttttgtaaggaattatgttttgagggactaaatgtaaatttcggctgaaagttaaatttggagaaaaatctagagcttgagtgttgttcatcttcttctccaccattttgctacagtaacccgagggttaaaaatgaagaaatgggaagaaatttgaggttttaaggagagggacttggagatcgtcggagtgAAACTTTCATGGGAGGGATGACTTTGAGCTAGTAGAAGCTCTTGTATTGTTTTTAgcatgtgtatgtatgcatgtatatatatgtatttatggttggatttgatgaaaaatgttgatgaatttgaagaaatattaatgagaatgatgagggtgttgttttgagatgaaatttgtgtcGAAAAAAACCTCAGTATTtcatgatgaaattgcttggattggtggagTTGCTTTCACGGATTCTATCGTAGCGTTCATcagtagcaccgagattaaaaatttggtttagttaattaaattgatgattatgatgatgattaaggtgttaatgatgattgttggattgaaatgggttgagttagtccaattgatttgattagattaaaccaagttggaattgatttggttgagttgggcttgatcaaatcaagttgagatggacttgggtttgaatgagaattggtgtggttgggtttaattgaattaatttggtctaggtttgatcaaatcaaattgagtgtggttggaattgaattgtttggttaatttgagttggttgagattgatttgggcttggttttggatgttgggctaaggatttttggctgaaccaattcaagaaaatttgggttcagttgaaccaagttggtccaggaaatttttgtataagaattgggttggttcaatctggttcagtgaaattgagtttggttcagtgcaattaaacttggttcagtggaattgatcTTGGTTCAAATTGGTTCAGCAGTGTTTAGcctaaattaagttaatttaagtgcaattggagaccgatTTAACTATTCAAGGCCgagttttaaccgattggaataAGTGAGgccccaattagagagtcaattacttggtttttttgtatttttctttttgggttttcaatgtgatatttatttttttattatattattacattagggtgTTGTTCGAGCTTAGGGAGGGAGTTCCGTGTCCCGGAAttaacccaaggacaccgagtgagttggtagtggctattatttttaaataattgattaattattattatttttgaaataagctgtttaatggctagtatttttggaaataattatttaagtatttcattttatcatgtttaatttgcatGATAAGGTTAAAAATATACATGATATTTACTTGCAGTTGATGTtccccgacaatcgtattgatacatcgagtttggtataattatacgtgatttgtgaatagtgaaaaatacatgtatatgtgatttaattattcaattcatgtatttatttttgatggttatatatgcttttgatttggaatgatttgtgaaatcatgtgagcattttaaaatgtttttaccaacaatatttgtggaattggttttcattcctggcataggaatggtattttgtatttggatttttcatcgatattatgcatgtatcgtcATCGTGAATGTCCCCGGATAAGGACCAGTGTGATATGATTTACTACAGTTTGTATTGTTCTTTGcgatctacatgttggtttggatggtgactgcgggctaaggcccgaccaTCGCGAGtagtgggttcccacgggccggcctttagaggtggcgtggtggactcgatTGTTGATTggtccggatcggtgggagcgtagagcccacgattggatgatacatcgggatcccggggtcaccacacggaaccgatgggccaacgtcaagggtacgaagaccttgacggctcccaacctagtcgcaaCGGCGGCTAAGTCGAGGGAGAGTTTTCgagctatggatttgagaatggttttatattatcgattattttgacattgatttatgatgaatttatgtttcaaaagttctttaaaaaaatgtatttttgctagaattctagtatttttggaaaaagttggaaaattatttaagcgattggtatttatatactttatatacatcgtatttttagtatttgaaattattaagccactcaccgaccaaccgaatgtcTTTGTCAGACTGCAGGGAGCATGACCCTAGATTGCactgatcgagtatagagctagtcggggttgagtccGGGACTGCAGATGGGtccctcatttctttctttcttcttattggtgtcatgatctCAGTAGCGGTTGTACTCGcaaaattagagtaattatatttattgtatttatgtatttgaaccctgtacttggtgaaaaaaattgtaaattgtgatttagtAGAGTCtcgctttttgtttaaaaagcagTGTCGGGTTtcgagttaaaagggaatttttaaccgatgggtgccacatttacctcggtagaaggggtgggtgtgacatcttgtCTTGGAATTAGGTCGAAAATTCATGacatatctatttttaattccATAGTTCCTCACTGCCTCCTTAAATTGTGCAAAACTCCTAAATTTCATCCTAATTCTAAACTCAGGGTTCTTCATatcaaaatcttcattaaattcTGAATACCTAGGCTTAGTTGGAGCCAAATCATCTTCATCAGTTGAAGAACAAGAGTGCAACTCCTCTAAACCTGCATAATCTGtctcaacatcttcatcatcagcTATAGTTGGACCCACTGACACAATAACCTTACTTCTGTCACTTGTATCATTCCCATCCTGTTCCGAATCACTAAAAGTATAATCTGAGGGCCTGAGAATTTGCGGAAGTTTCTTGGGCTTGCTTCAGTGGCACGAGTACGTGATTGTTCTCCCTCATTGCCAGCCATTACGTCCCGGCTGCTAGAAACAGCAGCTCGCCTTGCAGATCCACTTGAACGGCCAAAGAAGGTTAAactactaacataataatatatgctaatatatccttatatactaacataataatatatatgctaatatatctatataacataAGTCAACATGTGACTAACACGCACATGCCCACAAAGCCACTCatagttatttcttatcattgtttctcttcacaGCCACCAACAATGTAATGCATCCTTACAGTAAATAATTCTGAGTTGGGTACtgtaatgaaattaaaagtaggTATTAGATGGATTAACTAAGTAAACTACATCATCAACTAGGACATCCCAAGAGGATGAATTAATTACACCTTAGAAGAATTCAAAAAGTGATTTATGTagcaaaataagaagaataaaaaaaccagCAACATACCATACTCCTCTAAGAGGCATTTCaacataacattaaaaaaaacataatcttaaAGGTCTTTACAAAACATTCAATTTACTAGAAggaagaagggaaaaaaataagagggTGAGTTACAAATACCTAGCAATGGATTTCAAAAACTTTAACATGCTCTTCATGTGAATGGTCTCATGCTATAATTAAGTATTACAAATACCTAGCAATGGATTTCAAAAGCTTTTGTTTTGTAGTACATTAACAAACTTTAACATGTTGGGACCACAACATGGGAGACACCTCTTCCCCACCAACACATGTTACAGTCATTGAATGAAATCATATGGGaatccaaacaaaaaagagGGCTTACGGTACTTTCCACTTCAGATTATTCAATTGAAAACAATGCactaaagaacaaaaatagggTTTAGAAAGAGGGCATACTGTACTCCGGTGCTTGTTCTCCAGACTGTCGTAACTCCCAATTCACTGCCATCTCGTATGCAAGTTTCTTCTGCTCTTCCTCACCGCCAAGTGCTGAGCTTTCTCTTCCTCACTTGAAGATTGAAGCCTAGATCAGGGTCTAGAGAGGTTTCGATGTAAACGAAGCTATCTCTTAGGACGAAGAACCCCTCTTTTCTGAGAAGAAGGTGCTGAGGTGGCCTTCAATTACTTGCGAACGTGGCAGCCCTAGAACATGTGTCTTCTCTTGATGACATGGCGCCAGTTAATAACATGCTGACTCAATGCTCCGTCGGCCACGTAGGCAGAGAGGGGGCAGAAACACGCGAGTGACCTGCCGGTGAGACGTAATTAAAGCTCAGTGACTGcgttgatacaaattaaagttcggTGACCGTTTTGATAATAAGTCAAAGTTCGGTGACctaccaaaaaaattacccagAAAAGAGAGAAGGTAAAGATCTAATCAGGCGGAAAGCACCGTCTAACGTCTCAGGCCTGACTAGAAAAACATGTGTGTCGACTATTCCTGGGAGACGTTGTGATCCAGCTCGCCCGCAGAGTTAGAGGCCCTTGCGCTgaagaaatcaagagaatgcttgattttttatatcatatatttgataaatacgtctttgtgtgtgtgtttatatatcatttttttaattgattaatttaaaattggataaggatttaaatttttaatatgaggGTCAGGTGTCCGTCGCTCCCGATTGACGCGTTAAGGGCACCAATGAGACACCTGGCGGACGCCTAGCAGTGGTGATCAACAATGTTCAACATAGAAGCGCCACGTCGGGAGCAGGGTCATTTTTTAAACCTCATTAGCTTGAGTCCTCTGAACTAAAACAACTGACTGAAAGTGAATGCTTAGGTGTTGTGAGAGAGAATGGGCACCGTGACCGTGACCAGGAGGAACGGCCTAGCAATGGGAATACTAGCGATGTTGGCCGTGCTGCTTATGACATCCGCATCAGCCACGTCGTCAAAGGGCAGTGCGGTATTCGAGGAGGATACAAGAGAAGCAGCGGAGGAGGCTGGAGAAGAGTCATGGACTAGCTGGGCCAAAGAGAAGATTTCCGAGGGCTTGGGCTTGAATCAAcgagaggaagaggaagaaaaggctGCCAAAACCGCCACGGATGAGGTCACTTTTGGTGGGTATGCTTACATCTATAGACTCTTATATGTACAACGCTTCATATAGATAGAACCACGCCTGCAAGGCATGCACCTTCTGCATGTGCCTACTCGCGTGCTTCTCCGTAACTTTTCTTGGGTTTACGATAACCCGACAACCACAATGTTTACTGATGGATAAGTGGACAGATACCACCCGCTATGCCACTGAGAAGGCTGGAGAAGCCACGGATGCTTACAACCAGCAGTCATCCGCAGCGGGGGAGAATGCTAAGCAGGCCGCAGATAAAGCTCAAGAAATCGCCTATGGTGTGTGCATCGTGCATGGATGAGTAACATGCCATCATCTTTAACTTCCGTCTTACTATTACTACTACTTCTAatcatcacatcatcatcatcttcttctttcagACAAGGCAAAGAAGCTTAAAGAGAAAGTAGCAGAGGGAAAAGAGGCGGCTGAAGGGACTACAGAGAACGTCAGAGAAGAGACCAAGGATACGGCAGATGTGGCCAAAGACGCGGCTGGCAGTCTGACGGAGGCGGCACAGAAGGCCAAAAAGGAGACCAGGGAGGTTGCCAAGGACGCTGCTGGCAGAGTTACGGAGGCCGCGGAGAAGGCTGCGAACGAGGCAAAACAAAAGGCCATTGAGGCTGGAGAGCAGCTGCACCATGCCAAGGATAAGGCTGAGACCAAGTCCCAAGAGAAGGCAGGGGTTGCAAAAGCTAAAGCAGGGGAGTCCTGGATGGTGCAAAGGAGGCCTTAGCGTCCAATTATGAGGCGGCAAAAGGAGAAGATCGTCGGTCACAGAGGCAAACCAGAAGACGAGCTCTGAGATTAATTGTTCTTTGCTCCTCTTTTTACATCCTACCTGTAAATTACTCATCTTGTTACCGTTGTGGCGTCTCAATCGAGTCTGCTTTTATATGTTAGTTCTTTTGTATGAATGCAAGGGCTCGTGTCACGTATGTAATCTCCTTTTCGATCAACCAACGTCGTGTGCACGATCTCTCCTCGTAATTAAGCAGATGGACAACCTTGTTCCTTTTTCCTGCCattgatcttttctttttgtgttttatgCATGCAAAAACACCACGCCGAAAGAAAAATTCGCATTGggttctctcttcctttttaattgaagtggtacAGAGAAGGGATGATTTTAATTGTGTAAAGTCATTTGGGAAAACTCGTTTATAactaatttttggttttaaaatgttttacaacTCATGAGCACTTAGCCAACCCAGCCCAAAAAACGTTTGGAGCTGGATTTGATCTTGCTGGATTTGATCTTGCTATGAAACTTGATTACTCTAACAagcaagagatttttttttttaaatatctcaaatGTTGATGCACGCTTATTCTCATGTTGTTTGACGGAGATTTATATGCAGCAGTGAGTTTTAATAGTTATAACATGACTTGAGCAATTTGTTAGCTCAAAAGAAGGTTGTTTGACTGGAATTTGCTAtgaaatttgattatgattactacaataaattaatcattagtaagttaattattaatgaattgaatttgatgCTACATCAGCTCTAAAATCGGTTGTTATTATTCATATGTTTGATTATTAGATTTctgattatatttttgttattgttggCGGTATTATTTCACGAAAAAGTACCAAGCAATCAACCAGTAGTGTTATGAGGCATCTAATTATGCTATTTAGCTGCACAATTTTATTAGAGAATTATCAGtagttgaaaaatataaaaagaccATTATGATTGGCACTGTAACAATAAAGTAGTTCGGTTTTCAAACAGTAACCAGAGctctttcaaatttaaataaataaattagggtGGGCCTTAAGCATAGGCAACTATACCTAGGGCTCTACAATTTTACAGTGCCATATAATTCttacctttttaaaaaattatatttaaaatttttatttagtattatccTATCTgcacaattaaattaatcattattttgaagattttaatttttttaaatataaaacttaatttatgatattaGCAACAAATTTGACTGGTCCTCTAATTTTTCATAGCATcacaattcatgttttttttttataaattatatttaaaaattttatttgctaTCATCCTATAAtcatatccatataattatttgaatttttttttaactatagcacttaatttattataatattaatgtgCAACAAATTTGTCTTTATAATAGAGCCTCACAATTTTTCTCGACCTTGCAAttcatgttattatttaaaaataaataaatttacaattttatttacaATCATTCTATAATCTTGTTCATATATTTATCTTGAaacttttaactttttttttcaactattGGGTCCCATACATTTCTATGACCTTAcgattcatattttcttttaaaaaaattatatttaaattttttatttattatcatcatataatcatatttacataattataaatttgaaaaatattaattattttttttaaatttaaaatttaccttatttaattgatttatgataatgttttatttttattatataattaaaaaaaaacattcatctTTGCCTAAGGCCCTTTTCTCGCAAAGACTGGCTTTGATATAGACATCAAATGGGTAAAATTTTAGGAGGCCACTGTATTATGGTCGATTTTCACTTTGctcactgaatttcaatttgtttcttttcaatcatTCTATGCTGATTTGCTTTCACCGGAAGGTCATCAATGAGTTTCCGGTAATTTTTTGCTGAGCTGGCCACCGGAATAACACATCAGACATTAAAGTAAGGTTATTTAAGCCATGTTGTCATGGACACGTCAGCAACTAAGCATGGAAATACACATCAGCTGCCAAGTACCTTTCCTTGAGCGACCCCGCATCCATCTCGAGGTGGATTAGTTGCTTACATGGCAGCTGATGTGTATTTCCATGCTTAGTTATTGACGTGTCCAGACGGCAACTGGCTAAATAACCTTACTTTTAATGTCTCATGTGTTATTCCGGGACGCCGAAAGAAAATCACCTGGAAACTCATGGACATCTTCCCgtgaaaagaaatcaacatgtgaaaagaaacaaatcgaAATTACAAACGAAATGTCGAAAATGAAAATCGACTACAGATGCGCCTCCTAAAATTTTTACTCAGACATCAAATCCTAGTGGTTAAAGAAAAGGTTGAAAGTAGTTTTGTGAGTGTTAAGCTTATGGCAACTTTAATCCTTCAACTCCCTATAAATATCTTGAGTAAGCTTCACAAGCAAGCttcaagataaaaaatatattacaaatttttaatcaacacaTCAATTTGAGCAAATTAAACAAATCTAACATCCATTTTTAACAATTGTTTAACAACTCTTTGATGGTTTATTTTCAATAAGGTTTTAAGACACCAATGCAATATCACAAATTTGTTTCATTTGGATTACATATACATAAGAATCCAAAGTGACAAGAAGtcatatcttaaaaaaaatatacaaaaatattaaaattcaacATTGGTTTTGATGACAATTATAAACAAAGCAATTGTGCAGACATGTTCTAAatcataagaaatatatattgcaaataatactaaataatatggtgtaaacattttaaaaaaaaaacactgattatgaagaaaaatattttaacataaGACAATTAAGGCTATAGAAGGAAAGGACAAACTATTTAACtagataaacaaataagaagttCGAGCATTTGatagtatttttaaataattataactacTCGAAGCAAGAACTTCTTTTGAGATTTTACCTTTGCCACAAGTTCCAGAGATAATCCCTATTTAGATTTCTAATGACCACTTGGAGGCCAAGCAAAA from the Dioscorea cayenensis subsp. rotundata cultivar TDr96_F1 unplaced genomic scaffold, TDr96_F1_v2_PseudoChromosome.rev07_lg8_w22 25.fasta BLBR01000331.1, whole genome shotgun sequence genome contains:
- the LOC120254067 gene encoding late embryogenesis abundant protein D-29-like, which encodes MGTVTVTRRNGLAMGILAMLAVLLMTSASATSSKGSAVFEEDTREAAEEAGEESWTSWAKEKISEGLGLNQREEEEEKAAKTATDEVTFDTTRYATEKAGEATDAYNQQSSAAGENAKQAADKAQEIAYDKAKKLKEKVAEGKEAAEGTTENVREETKDTADVAKDAAGSLTEAAQKAKKETREVAKDAAGRVTEAAEKAANEAKQKAIEAGEQLHHAKDKAETKSQEKAGVAKAKAGESWMVQRRP